The proteins below come from a single Triticum aestivum cultivar Chinese Spring chromosome 5D, IWGSC CS RefSeq v2.1, whole genome shotgun sequence genomic window:
- the LOC123121634 gene encoding WRKY transcription factor WRKY76 isoform X1 — protein sequence MDTARRSPVCLDLMVGLPMVREPSPARCAGMRADAGIVGSACGRAASTTMTNGEAKILEAKFTEVSEENRRLTEMIGYLYANNQNFARQGPEGEGEQPASTAASPTSPVGKKRGRESMETSDSGDANSDKKINMVEAEHVDVKSPLSNGTCRRIKVKRVCTRIDPSDTSLVVKDGYQWRKYGQKVTRDNPSPRAYFRCAFAPSCPVKKKVQRSAEDSSVVEATYEGEHNHPRPTGASELPSCAAQGGGSVPCSISINSSGPTITLDLTKNGGGVQVVEAGEAQPDLKKVCREVASPEFRAALVEQMARALTGDRKFTDALAAAILRKLPDY from the exons ATGGACACGGCGCGGCGCTCGCCGGTCTGCCTCGACCTCATGGTCGGGCTTCCCATGGTCCGCGAGCCGTCTCCGGCGAGGTGCGCCGGAATGAGAGCCGACGCTGGCATTGTTGGCTCGGCCTGTGGCAGAGCAGCTTCCACCACCATGACCAACGGCGAG GCTAAAATCCTGGAGGCCAAGTTCACGGAGGTGAGCGAGGAGAACCGGAGGTTGACAGAGATGATCGGTTACCTGTACGCTAATAACCAGAACTTCGCGCGACAGGGCCCCGAAGGCGAGGGCGAGCAGCCCGCGAGTACAGCCGCGTCGCCGACATCGCCGGTGGGCAAGAAAAGGGGCAGGGAGAGCATGGAGACGTCGGATTCCGGCGATGCCAACAGCGACAAGAAGATAAACATGGTCGAGGCCGAGCATGTCGACGTCAAGAGCCCGCTGAGCAACGGCACTTGCCGGAGAATCAAGGTCAAGAGGGTCTGCACCAGGATCGACCCATCGGACACGAGCCTC GTTGTGAAAGACGGGTATCAATGGCGGAAGTACGGACAGAAGGTGACACGGGATAATCCCTCCCCCCGAGCCTACTTCCGATGCGCCTTCGCGCCGTCCTGCCCTGTCAAGAAGAAG GTGCAGAGAAGCGCGGAGGACAGCTCGGTGGTGGAGGCGACGTACGAGGGCGAGCACAACCACCCGCGCCCCACGGGGGCCAGCGAGCTGCCGAGCTgcgcggcgcagggcggcggctcGGTGCCGTGCTCCATCTCCATCAACTCCTCCGGCCCGACCATCACGCTGGACCTCACCAAGAACGGGGGAGGCGTGCAGGTCGTCGAGGCAGGGGAGGCGCAACCGGACCTGAAGAAGGTGTGCCGGGAGGTCGCGTCGCCGGAGTTCCGGGCGGCTCTGGTGGAGCAGATGGCCCGCGCGCTCACCGGCGACCGAAAGTTCACGGAcgcgctcgccgccgcgatcctgCGGAAGCTGCCCGATTATTAG
- the LOC123121634 gene encoding WRKY transcription factor WRKY76 isoform X3 produces the protein MDTARRSPVCLDLMVGLPMVREPSPARCAGMRADAGIVGSACGRAASTTMTNGEGPEGEGEQPASTAASPTSPVGKKRGRESMETSDSGDANSDKKINMVEAEHVDVKSPLSNGTCRRIKVKRVCTRIDPSDTSLVVKDGYQWRKYGQKVTRDNPSPRAYFRCAFAPSCPVKKKVQRSAEDSSVVEATYEGEHNHPRPTGASELPSCAAQGGGSVPCSISINSSGPTITLDLTKNGGGVQVVEAGEAQPDLKKVCREVASPEFRAALVEQMARALTGDRKFTDALAAAILRKLPDY, from the exons ATGGACACGGCGCGGCGCTCGCCGGTCTGCCTCGACCTCATGGTCGGGCTTCCCATGGTCCGCGAGCCGTCTCCGGCGAGGTGCGCCGGAATGAGAGCCGACGCTGGCATTGTTGGCTCGGCCTGTGGCAGAGCAGCTTCCACCACCATGACCAACGGCGAG GGCCCCGAAGGCGAGGGCGAGCAGCCCGCGAGTACAGCCGCGTCGCCGACATCGCCGGTGGGCAAGAAAAGGGGCAGGGAGAGCATGGAGACGTCGGATTCCGGCGATGCCAACAGCGACAAGAAGATAAACATGGTCGAGGCCGAGCATGTCGACGTCAAGAGCCCGCTGAGCAACGGCACTTGCCGGAGAATCAAGGTCAAGAGGGTCTGCACCAGGATCGACCCATCGGACACGAGCCTC GTTGTGAAAGACGGGTATCAATGGCGGAAGTACGGACAGAAGGTGACACGGGATAATCCCTCCCCCCGAGCCTACTTCCGATGCGCCTTCGCGCCGTCCTGCCCTGTCAAGAAGAAG GTGCAGAGAAGCGCGGAGGACAGCTCGGTGGTGGAGGCGACGTACGAGGGCGAGCACAACCACCCGCGCCCCACGGGGGCCAGCGAGCTGCCGAGCTgcgcggcgcagggcggcggctcGGTGCCGTGCTCCATCTCCATCAACTCCTCCGGCCCGACCATCACGCTGGACCTCACCAAGAACGGGGGAGGCGTGCAGGTCGTCGAGGCAGGGGAGGCGCAACCGGACCTGAAGAAGGTGTGCCGGGAGGTCGCGTCGCCGGAGTTCCGGGCGGCTCTGGTGGAGCAGATGGCCCGCGCGCTCACCGGCGACCGAAAGTTCACGGAcgcgctcgccgccgcgatcctgCGGAAGCTGCCCGATTATTAG
- the LOC123121634 gene encoding WRKY transcription factor WRKY76 isoform X2, with amino-acid sequence MDTARRSPVCLDLMVGLPMVREPSPARCAGMRADAGIVGSACGRAASTTMTNGEAKILEAKFTEGPEGEGEQPASTAASPTSPVGKKRGRESMETSDSGDANSDKKINMVEAEHVDVKSPLSNGTCRRIKVKRVCTRIDPSDTSLVVKDGYQWRKYGQKVTRDNPSPRAYFRCAFAPSCPVKKKVQRSAEDSSVVEATYEGEHNHPRPTGASELPSCAAQGGGSVPCSISINSSGPTITLDLTKNGGGVQVVEAGEAQPDLKKVCREVASPEFRAALVEQMARALTGDRKFTDALAAAILRKLPDY; translated from the exons ATGGACACGGCGCGGCGCTCGCCGGTCTGCCTCGACCTCATGGTCGGGCTTCCCATGGTCCGCGAGCCGTCTCCGGCGAGGTGCGCCGGAATGAGAGCCGACGCTGGCATTGTTGGCTCGGCCTGTGGCAGAGCAGCTTCCACCACCATGACCAACGGCGAG GCTAAAATCCTGGAGGCCAAGTTCACGGAG GGCCCCGAAGGCGAGGGCGAGCAGCCCGCGAGTACAGCCGCGTCGCCGACATCGCCGGTGGGCAAGAAAAGGGGCAGGGAGAGCATGGAGACGTCGGATTCCGGCGATGCCAACAGCGACAAGAAGATAAACATGGTCGAGGCCGAGCATGTCGACGTCAAGAGCCCGCTGAGCAACGGCACTTGCCGGAGAATCAAGGTCAAGAGGGTCTGCACCAGGATCGACCCATCGGACACGAGCCTC GTTGTGAAAGACGGGTATCAATGGCGGAAGTACGGACAGAAGGTGACACGGGATAATCCCTCCCCCCGAGCCTACTTCCGATGCGCCTTCGCGCCGTCCTGCCCTGTCAAGAAGAAG GTGCAGAGAAGCGCGGAGGACAGCTCGGTGGTGGAGGCGACGTACGAGGGCGAGCACAACCACCCGCGCCCCACGGGGGCCAGCGAGCTGCCGAGCTgcgcggcgcagggcggcggctcGGTGCCGTGCTCCATCTCCATCAACTCCTCCGGCCCGACCATCACGCTGGACCTCACCAAGAACGGGGGAGGCGTGCAGGTCGTCGAGGCAGGGGAGGCGCAACCGGACCTGAAGAAGGTGTGCCGGGAGGTCGCGTCGCCGGAGTTCCGGGCGGCTCTGGTGGAGCAGATGGCCCGCGCGCTCACCGGCGACCGAAAGTTCACGGAcgcgctcgccgccgcgatcctgCGGAAGCTGCCCGATTATTAG